Sequence from the Ignavibacteria bacterium genome:
AAAACCACAGACGGCGGGAGAAGGTGGACAAAACAAACCGACAGCTCCCGGATTTCTTTGAGGAGTCTCTTTTTTGTCGACAAACAAAATGGTTGGGCTGTGGGATCGGAATATGGTACTGGTTATTCAGTTGCACTTAAGACGGTAAATGGCGGGACAAACTGGAAGAGATTGCCAATTTTTTCGGGACCTTTTCAATCGGTCTTTTTTATCGACTCTCTAACGGGGTGGATAACCGGTGGTCCTGTGGATCGCGGTGCGAAAGGGATTATTACAAAAACCACTGATGGTGGTGCAACCTGGAAAAGCCAGTCAGCAAATGCCGGGCATGCAAATTTTTCAGTCTTTTTTATCGATCATCAAACGGGGTGGCTGGTTGGGGATGAAGGGATTATCTTCAAAACCACCAACGGAGGTGATATCTGGGTTCCACAGACAAGTGGAGTCTCTGATTATCTTAGAACAGTCAGGTTCATTAACAGGCAGACGGGCTGGATAGCAGGACACAACGGCATCATCCTAAAAACCACAAATGGTGGTGAGACCTGGATCAACCAGTCAGTTGACAATAAAATCTGGTTAGATTCTTTCAATCCGGTTGACAGTAAAACTGCCTGGGCTGCAGGAATTGATTACGGAACCGGGTCGGGTACAATTCTTAAAACCGTTGACGGTGGACTCTCCTGGTATCCACAAATACACCCCTCCAATCTTCAGACTGAAAGGCTTTCAGTCTTTTTCCTCGATGGAAACAAAGGGTGGGCAGTCGGCGACGGTACAATCCTGAAAACCACAAACGGCGGTGACATCTTCACCTCCTCCAATCGCAATTACACCCTGCTTCAAAACTACCCCAATCCGTTTAATCCCGTTACAACCATCAAATATGCCATCCCTCCGGGTCTCCAAAATGAGAAAGTGGCAGTGAGGCTCGTTATCTACAACATGCTTGGTGAAGAAGTCGCCCTCCTCGTAAACGAAGAAAAACCCTTCGGCACATGGGAAGCAAAATGGGATGCTTCGGGTGTATCATCGGGGGTCTATTTTTACAGGTTGACTGCGGGGGGTTATGTTGATACCAGAAAGATGGTGCTGGTGAGGTAGGGGGGAGATTACAGATGTATATTAGAATAGATGTTTAATATTTTTTCGGAGATTAAATTGGTACCTGACTTTCAAAAAATTATGCTTCCCCTGTTAAAGTTATTAGGGGATAAAGAGATACACAAGACATCGGAATTGAAATTAAAAATTGCTGATCACTTTAAACTTTCTGAAGTTGACAGGAATGAAATGCTTCCCAGCGGGACTCAGTTGAAGTTGGATAATCGGGTACATTGGGCAATTTCTCACCTCAAGCATGCGGGATTGCTTGTGTACCCCTCAAGAGGCAAATGCATGATTACTGAAGAAGGGATGAAAGTGATTTCCAACCCTCCTGAATTAATAAACATTAAATATCTTCGCAATTTCACCGTATTTCAACAATGGCAGGATGAGACGAAGTCAAACCGTAGAAAAGTTGATAACACGACAGAAGGAGAGTCTACCCAATCAGTCATTACGCCGGATGAATCGATTGAGAATTCTTATTCCGAGCTTAACAGAGTATTAAGAGCAGAAATCATTGAGAAAATTAAAAGTTGTTCACCTCGTTTTTTCGAGCAATTAGTGATCGATCTCTTATTGAAGATGGGCTACGGTGGATCGAAAATTGAAGCCGGTGAAGTACTTGGAAAGAGTAATGATGGCGGAATCGATGGTCTGATAAAAGAAGACCGATTAGGACTTGATACAATTTATGTTCAGGCAAAAAAGTGGGAGAATGTTGTACCTGTTTCTCAAGTTCGTGATTTTGCGGGGGCACTTCTTTCAAAGAAAGCTAAAAAAGGGATATTTATTGCCACTTCATCTTTCCCCAATTCTGCAAAGCAATATGTTGCAGCCATAGAACCACGAATAGTGCTGATTGATGGTGAGCAGTTAGCGGAATTGATGATAGAGCATGATCTTGGGGTGTCCATACAGAGAACCATTGCAATCAAAAAGCTTGATCTTGATTATTACGAGGAATAGAGGATGGCATTCTGTGAAAAGAATCAAAAGAAATGTCCCATGTTCTGTTGACGGTCTCTTGAATAAAATCCAGAGCCCTGTGAGGTCAGGATGTTGTGGTTAATTCCCCATATGTTCCCCATATTCTTGTCCAAAAGGCTGGTTCAAAGATCGTAACATTAAATAAATAAATGAGTTAACCGTTATCTGTAATTCCCCATATTTTCTACCCAAACAGGTAAACATTTCATTACCCTTCCCGGTTGAAGTGCAGAAGCGGGGAATATTTTTCTACCCATATGTCGCCGCAAGGGCTTTCTTGGGATATGGTTGCCGGTTTATCTACGAACATCAAACCCCGCTCCGGGGGTATTGGTCAGTTGGGAATTATCGTGTTCTACCCACATGTCGCCACAAGGGCTTTCTTGGGATTTGGGTGTCGTGTTCTACCCATATGTCGCCGCAAGGGCTTTCTTGGGATTTGAGTGTCGTTTTATCTACGAACATCAAACCCCGCTCCGGGGGTGTTGGTCAGTTGGGAATTATCGTGTTCTACCCATATGTCGCCCGGAGGGCTTTCTTGGGATTTGGGTGTCGTGTTCTACCCATATGTCGCCGCAAGGGCTCTTTCGTGGCAGGGTTCCTGATTTGCTACCCACATGTCGCCCGAAGGGCTTTCTTGGGATTTGGGTGTCGTTTTTGCTACGAACATCAAACCTGCCCGGGCAGGTTTCCCCACAATTTGAATTTTGCGGTAGGACAATCGGGGACGATTGTCGCTCCTTTTCCGAGGGTTTTGGTTTTCGATATTTATTGAATGTGCGTGAATTCTTTTCATCCTTTCGCATCCTGAATATCGTGTTCTACCCATATGTCGCCCATAGGGCTAACTCGGGTCAGCTAATAGTTCATAGATAATAGCTAATACCTGTTCCATCCAAATGTCGCCCGCACGGTTTCAGCCTTCAGCCTTCAGCTTTCAGCCTTCAAACTTCCTTCCTTCTTCATCCTCGAAAGTTTTTGATGGCTCTGTATCGCCTGCCCCAAAATTTGAATTTGGTCAGGGATGTATATACAACGAGTCTCTCGAATATCCTGAATCTAAGGAGATAATGCAGTATCCGGTAACCGACTCCAAAGAAGCCGATCATCAATATGCTTTCAAGTGTAAAGCTGATAACACCGTTTTGAAGGAATGGCGGAAGGGGGTCGATAAACTTATAAACCAGGTTCTCCAGTAAAATCGAGAAGATTAGATATGTTACGATAATGAAGCCGTGTCCCGTCTCGATTGCTTTCTTTGGGCAACTGCTCATACACTTCATACAACTTTCGCAACGATAAGTCCAGAAAGGATGGGCATCAATTTTCTCGATTGCCTTTACGGGACATCCTTTAATGCACGCACCACAGTCGTCACAATCCTTTGATGCATAAAATGTTTTCGCGAGGAAGAACCTCCCCACCAAGTAGTAACCAAGTGAAGCGGGTGCAATAAGGAGGTCCTGTACAATATCCCGCAAACCCTTGAAATTACTTCCACCAGAAAGAACCTTTTTTGCAAAGACGGTCACCCTCTCCTCATTCCTGACATGAAGAAATTTTACGGTTCTTTCGTTTAAGCCGGGATGGAGCGAGATCCAGTTTGACGGCATGTCAACAGGGAACATTCCCTTTAGCGAGTACCCTTTAAGTTTCAGAAGCTGAGCAGCCAGATAGAAGGCGACTCCCGTCAGTCCGGGAGTAATCCATTTCCCGATAAGCATGCCTGCGCGGGTGTTCATTAGCAGCACATTATTTTCCCCTTTTGGGAATCTTGTCAGGAAGTGCAGCATAACGGGAGGATAGTTGAATCCATGGATGGGGGAGATAAACGCTATCAGTGCTGAAGGGTCGGGCGGGGTGATATTCAGTCTGTCGATGGATGCAATATTGACTATTTCGCATTCAATGTTATTTTCCTCCGCAACACGGGAGAGCCACACGGCAACATTTTTTGAATTTCCGGTACCGGAAAAATAATAGATGATGAGCTTTTTGTAAGGTGACAAGAATTCTCCATTTTCTTGTTGTAGAGCTAATTCCACAGGAAGAAACAACAAATAGTCATTTTTCGCTATTTTAAATCTTGAGAGGCAGATCTACTGCTACCTCGTTTTCGGCTCCGTCCCGATCCATCGGGAAACCTGCAACCCTTCGGTTAACGATAGTCCCGATCCATTGGGATAGCAATGGCGAAAGAGATTATTTAAAACGAAAAAACCTGTCTTAAAAGACAGGTTTTTCGCTTTCGGCTCCGCGAGCAGGACTCGAACCTGCAACCCTTCGGTTAACAGCCGAATGCTCCACCATTGAGCTATCGCGGAATTTTATTGATTCATCAAGGAATGTTTTTTACAAAACAATTTCAAAATGAGCTACAAATATAAGGAATCTCTATATTCCAGTCAAGAGGTTGTTAAAATTTATTAACAACCTCTTGAGAATTTTTTTATTTGAGGAGTACCAGTTTCTTCAATTCGGTAAAACCTTTGGAACCATCCACGGGTACTGCGGTCAATTTATAGAAATAGATTCCGGAAACGAGGTTTGAAGCATCGAATCTCAAAGAGTGTCTTCCGGTTGAGTAACTGCCTTCGAGAAGGTTTACGAGTTCCTCACCGAGGGAGTTGAATATCTGCAGTTTCACATTGCTCTCACGGGGAAGAACGAATGAGATTGTGGTGGAAGGATTAAACGGATTGGGGTAATTCTGCTCAAGCCGGTAATCGGTGATTGCTGTTTCAGATTCTTTTACACCCGTTGTAATCACGATGTCGTCCACTCCTCTTGGCATAAGCTGGTAACCGCTGTTGAACGGAGCGGTTGTTTTATACTGACTTAGTACGGATGTCAGGGTGAAAATTGCATTAACAGGAGCAGGTTGTCCTACGAGACTCGTTCCGGTTGTTATTCTGACCTGCATCGAATCCACACCATCAGTCAGGATATAGTTTGTGTTGCCTGCCCATGTTGTAACCTGCGATACGAGAGAGAGTCCTGTAATTTTAATCAGTTTACCTTCATAGGTTTCATCACCACCCCAGTTCTGATTCAGAATGTCAGAAATGGTGATTTCAGCCGGTTCGACTGTAAGACCTGAATCGAGTTTTTGGAATTCACTGACAGGGTTGATTTCTGTGAGTCCGTTGTAACTAACCACCTTGCCCGTAAC
This genomic interval carries:
- a CDS encoding T9SS type A sorting domain-containing protein; the encoded protein is MFTRILFFASILLSVVIKAQWYPQEVPDTSYKLRSVYFIDDQTGWAAGNNGIIIKTTDGGRRWTKQTDSSRISLRSLFFVDKQNGWAVGSEYGTGYSVALKTVNGGTNWKRLPIFSGPFQSVFFIDSLTGWITGGPVDRGAKGIITKTTDGGATWKSQSANAGHANFSVFFIDHQTGWLVGDEGIIFKTTNGGDIWVPQTSGVSDYLRTVRFINRQTGWIAGHNGIILKTTNGGETWINQSVDNKIWLDSFNPVDSKTAWAAGIDYGTGSGTILKTVDGGLSWYPQIHPSNLQTERLSVFFLDGNKGWAVGDGTILKTTNGGDIFTSSNRNYTLLQNYPNPFNPVTTIKYAIPPGLQNEKVAVRLVIYNMLGEEVALLVNEEKPFGTWEAKWDASGVSSGVYFYRLTAGGYVDTRKMVLVR
- a CDS encoding restriction endonuclease: MVPDFQKIMLPLLKLLGDKEIHKTSELKLKIADHFKLSEVDRNEMLPSGTQLKLDNRVHWAISHLKHAGLLVYPSRGKCMITEEGMKVISNPPELINIKYLRNFTVFQQWQDETKSNRRKVDNTTEGESTQSVITPDESIENSYSELNRVLRAEIIEKIKSCSPRFFEQLVIDLLLKMGYGGSKIEAGEVLGKSNDGGIDGLIKEDRLGLDTIYVQAKKWENVVPVSQVRDFAGALLSKKAKKGIFIATSSFPNSAKQYVAAIEPRIVLIDGEQLAELMIEHDLGVSIQRTIAIKKLDLDYYEE
- a CDS encoding EFR1 family ferrodoxin (N-terminal region resembles flavodoxins. C-terminal ferrodoxin region binds two 4Fe-4S clusters.) → MSPYKKLIIYYFSGTGNSKNVAVWLSRVAEENNIECEIVNIASIDRLNITPPDPSALIAFISPIHGFNYPPVMLHFLTRFPKGENNVLLMNTRAGMLIGKWITPGLTGVAFYLAAQLLKLKGYSLKGMFPVDMPSNWISLHPGLNERTVKFLHVRNEERVTVFAKKVLSGGSNFKGLRDIVQDLLIAPASLGYYLVGRFFLAKTFYASKDCDDCGACIKGCPVKAIEKIDAHPFWTYRCESCMKCMSSCPKKAIETGHGFIIVTYLIFSILLENLVYKFIDPLPPFLQNGVISFTLESILMIGFFGVGYRILHYLLRFRIFERLVVYTSLTKFKFWGRRYRAIKNFRG